One Thermodesulfobacteriota bacterium DNA segment encodes these proteins:
- a CDS encoding transglutaminase family protein has translation MIIRIKHTTRYKYTEQVFLDPQTIRLRPKSDGSQRLISFEIDIDPVPDGITDIVDVAGNDSTCVWFSGKHDHLTITTRSEVETLRTNPFDYVITEHSVMKLPVFYPKYYVPSLRPYCMRNTEPEGQVDKFVADVIDESGVETLPFLTALNNRIYENFEQLVRHEGPPYPAEITLGTGRGACRDLTVLFMEACRAVGIAARFVSGYRENEMMGDERQLHAWAEVYLPGGGWRGYDPSEGLATADQHVTVSAGVIPEEAAPLTGTYRGSGARSIIDFDIEIESQSS, from the coding sequence ATGATTATCAGGATAAAACACACGACGAGATACAAATATACCGAGCAAGTGTTCCTCGACCCGCAGACTATCAGGCTAAGGCCCAAGAGCGACGGCTCGCAGAGGCTAATCAGCTTCGAGATAGACATAGACCCCGTGCCCGACGGCATCACTGACATAGTGGACGTCGCCGGGAACGACAGCACCTGCGTGTGGTTCTCGGGGAAGCACGACCACCTGACGATAACGACGCGCTCCGAGGTCGAGACTCTAAGGACTAATCCGTTCGATTACGTCATCACGGAGCATTCCGTGATGAAGTTACCGGTCTTCTACCCGAAATACTACGTCCCATCGCTCAGGCCCTATTGCATGCGCAACACGGAGCCCGAAGGGCAGGTCGACAAGTTCGTCGCGGACGTGATAGACGAGTCGGGAGTAGAGACACTGCCGTTCCTCACCGCGCTCAATAACCGCATATACGAGAACTTCGAGCAGCTGGTCAGGCACGAAGGGCCTCCTTACCCGGCAGAGATAACGCTCGGCACGGGGAGGGGGGCGTGCAGGGACCTCACGGTCCTCTTTATGGAGGCGTGCAGGGCCGTGGGTATAGCGGCGCGTTTCGTGAGCGGGTACAGGGAGAACGAGATGATGGGCGACGAGAGGCAGCTCCACGCGTGGGCCGAGGTGTACCTGCCGGGCGGAGGCTGGAGGGGATACGACCCCTCGGAAGGGCTCGCTACGGCCGACCAGCACGTAACGGTGTCCGCCGGAGTGATACCCGAAGAGGCGGCTCCTCTCACGGGCACGTATAGAGGAAGCGGCGCGAGGTCGATAATCGACTTCGATATAGAAATAGAGTCGCAAAGCAGTTGA
- a CDS encoding YkvA family protein — MKKQSLASRIKHEVNVYRRVITHPRCPRLARICLGAAVAYALSPVDIIPDFIPVLGYLDDIIILPALVFIALRSLPEGLVDEVRAEMMKESNAE; from the coding sequence GTGAAGAAACAGTCCCTCGCGTCACGCATCAAGCACGAAGTGAACGTCTACAGGCGGGTGATAACCCACCCCCGCTGCCCGAGGTTAGCGCGCATATGCCTCGGCGCGGCCGTCGCCTACGCTCTCTCGCCCGTGGACATCATCCCCGATTTCATCCCGGTGCTCGGATACCTGGACGACATAATCATCCTCCCCGCGCTCGTCTTCATCGCCCTCCGCTCGCTCCCCGAAGGGCTCGTCGACGAGGTCCGCGCGGAGATGATGAAGGAGAGCAACGCTGAGTGA
- a CDS encoding SprT-like domain-containing protein, producing the protein MTSREKIARIWAREQEKWGLEDWRLVFSNQRRHLGYCKPRRRIISLSLAFMNVNPYPVMKDTLLHEIAHAIHYIETGKTNHDNGWREVARRVGCRPERCAPVDGLVMPRGKYVGVCPVCRKAVHFYRKVRRSYSCNDCTNGYDSKYKLRMMTTDKYEMNGGRLRTPIVYKKARSK; encoded by the coding sequence ATGACTTCCCGTGAAAAGATAGCGAGAATTTGGGCGAGGGAACAGGAGAAATGGGGCCTCGAAGACTGGAGGCTGGTGTTCTCGAACCAGAGGCGGCACTTGGGCTACTGCAAGCCCCGGAGGAGGATAATATCGCTCTCTCTCGCGTTCATGAACGTGAATCCTTACCCCGTGATGAAGGACACGCTCCTTCACGAGATCGCGCACGCGATACACTACATCGAGACCGGGAAGACCAACCACGACAACGGGTGGAGGGAGGTCGCGAGGAGGGTAGGGTGCAGGCCAGAGAGGTGCGCGCCCGTCGACGGTCTCGTCATGCCGAGGGGGAAGTACGTGGGCGTGTGTCCCGTATGCAGGAAGGCCGTGCATTTTTACAGGAAGGTGAGGAGGAGTTATTCCTGTAACGACTGCACGAACGGCTACGATTCCAAGTACAAGCTCAGGATGATGACCACAGATAAGTACGAGATGAACGGAGGCAGGCTCCGCACGCCGATCGTCTACAAGAAAGCCCGCTCGAAGTGA
- a CDS encoding VOC family protein → MRIRLAHVSITAKDLSKLREFYEKALGFVETKPEREFSGKWLDKGTGVPGAGIKRVHLKLPDDEPGSALLEIIEYTGKAGASATPAANTPGLRHVAFEVETPEELARIHKLVLKNSGGRLGEISEKEIDGLGTVTFVYMTDPEGNIIELLNWRT, encoded by the coding sequence ATGAGAATACGCCTCGCGCACGTAAGCATCACCGCCAAGGACCTCTCGAAGCTGAGGGAGTTCTACGAGAAGGCGCTCGGGTTCGTTGAGACCAAGCCCGAGAGGGAATTCTCAGGCAAATGGCTTGATAAAGGCACGGGAGTACCCGGCGCGGGGATAAAGCGGGTGCATCTGAAATTACCGGACGATGAGCCGGGCAGCGCGCTCCTCGAAATAATAGAATACACGGGGAAAGCCGGAGCGAGCGCCACCCCCGCGGCGAATACTCCCGGATTAAGGCACGTCGCTTTCGAAGTCGAAACCCCGGAGGAGCTCGCGAGGATTCACAAGCTCGTTCTCAAGAACAGCGGCGGCAGGCTGGGCGAAATCTCGGAGAAGGAAATAGACGGCCTCGGCACGGTCACGTTCGTCTACATGACCGACCCCGAGGGGAATATCATCGAGCTGCTAAACTGGCGGACTTGA
- a CDS encoding ion transporter codes for MYEKLKYRIHDVMEPDDTSPLAEQVFVLFIMGLIVLNVLAVIFETMDSVSARWGGFFRVFNIISVVIFTVEYILRLWTCTVDERYSHPVTGRIRYVFSTFALIDLVAILPFYLPFITHLDLRFLRVLRLLTLLKMTRYADEFKLFGNVLGAKKREIIVSAILVLMLIILASSLMYYIEHDQQPEAFSSIPAAMWWAVVTLSTVGYGDVLPLSPLGKFVAACVSILGIALFAIPAGIIASGFVEEMRRRGAQVKVCPHCGKRIE; via the coding sequence ATGTATGAAAAGCTGAAGTACAGGATCCACGACGTGATGGAGCCCGACGACACGAGCCCGCTCGCCGAGCAGGTGTTCGTGCTCTTCATCATGGGTCTCATCGTGCTCAATGTCCTTGCCGTGATATTCGAGACCATGGACAGCGTCTCCGCCAGGTGGGGCGGGTTCTTCCGCGTATTCAACATCATCTCGGTCGTGATATTCACCGTGGAGTATATCCTCAGGCTCTGGACGTGCACGGTCGACGAGAGATACAGCCATCCCGTCACGGGCAGGATAAGATACGTGTTCTCGACGTTCGCTCTCATAGACCTCGTCGCGATACTCCCGTTCTATCTCCCGTTCATCACGCACCTCGACCTCCGGTTCCTCCGCGTGCTCAGGCTGCTGACGCTCTTGAAAATGACCCGGTACGCGGACGAGTTCAAGCTCTTCGGGAACGTGCTCGGCGCGAAGAAGAGAGAGATAATCGTCTCTGCGATACTCGTCCTCATGCTCATCATACTCGCGTCGAGCCTCATGTACTACATCGAGCACGACCAGCAGCCGGAGGCGTTCTCGAGCATCCCGGCAGCGATGTGGTGGGCCGTCGTGACTCTGAGCACGGTCGGATACGGGGACGTGCTCCCGCTCTCGCCGCTGGGGAAGTTCGTCGCCGCGTGCGTGTCCATACTCGGAATCGCGCTCTTCGCGATACCGGCGGGTATTATCGCGTCCGGGTTCGTCGAGGAGATGCGGAGGAGGGGTGCTCAGGTCAAAGTGTGCCCGCATTGCGGGAAGAGGATTGAGTAG
- a CDS encoding MFS transporter, whose amino-acid sequence MPPVEKPAQTAQLLPHKKTVVASSLAIILEWYDFSIFGFYAVVLSELFFPFTDETTALLSTFMVFALSFLFRPLGSVVISSLGDRFGRKNAFIFTVILMTFPTVLIGVLPAYAGIGIAATVLLIILRIAQALSVGGERSATLSLLAELAPPNLRGLYGSMSLFSTTAGILLASLVCGLVSSALTREELLSWGWRIPFLLGTVSGVAAYFLRKTVEESGMFLDLKKSGKTSDSPVRESLTGHWKPVLIILAATIMFAVSFYLIFVYLPTYATRYGGMTLSQILNINTLNLALCTMLVPLSGYFSDRAGRKPALVIGCAGEVVMGYLLFRVFAGDDLPLKIIVQFGAGLMNVLFAGAFAAYMVESFPTRVRMSGISMGNVIGFSVFGGSAPLIASYLIDRTGDVTAPGIYLAASSAISLIAVLMAKETYRSELR is encoded by the coding sequence ATGCCCCCCGTCGAAAAGCCCGCGCAAACTGCCCAGCTCCTGCCCCACAAAAAAACAGTCGTCGCGAGCTCCCTCGCCATTATCCTCGAATGGTATGACTTCTCGATCTTCGGCTTCTACGCGGTCGTGCTCTCCGAGCTCTTCTTCCCGTTCACCGACGAGACGACCGCCCTCCTCTCGACGTTCATGGTCTTCGCGCTCTCCTTCCTGTTCCGCCCGCTGGGCTCGGTCGTCATATCGAGCCTCGGCGACAGGTTTGGCAGGAAGAACGCGTTCATATTCACAGTGATACTGATGACGTTCCCGACCGTGCTTATAGGCGTCCTCCCCGCTTATGCGGGAATAGGCATCGCGGCGACGGTGCTCCTCATTATTCTGAGAATCGCCCAGGCGCTCTCGGTCGGCGGGGAGAGGTCTGCGACATTATCCCTCCTTGCGGAGCTGGCCCCGCCCAACCTCCGCGGCCTTTACGGGAGCATGTCCCTCTTCAGCACGACGGCGGGGATACTCCTCGCCTCGCTCGTATGCGGACTCGTCTCGAGCGCGCTCACGCGAGAGGAGCTCCTCTCGTGGGGATGGAGGATACCGTTCCTCCTCGGGACTGTATCCGGCGTCGCGGCATATTTCCTTAGAAAAACCGTCGAGGAGTCGGGTATGTTCCTCGACCTCAAGAAGTCGGGAAAGACGTCCGATTCCCCGGTGAGAGAGTCCCTCACCGGGCACTGGAAGCCGGTGCTCATAATCCTCGCCGCGACGATAATGTTCGCCGTGAGCTTCTACCTCATCTTCGTCTATCTCCCGACGTACGCGACCAGATACGGGGGCATGACTCTCTCGCAGATACTCAACATAAACACGCTCAACCTGGCGCTCTGCACGATGCTAGTGCCGCTGAGCGGATACTTCTCGGACAGGGCCGGGAGGAAGCCCGCACTCGTCATCGGGTGCGCGGGCGAGGTCGTCATGGGCTACCTGCTGTTCAGGGTGTTCGCCGGGGACGACCTCCCGCTCAAGATTATAGTCCAGTTCGGAGCAGGGCTCATGAACGTGCTCTTCGCGGGGGCGTTCGCGGCCTACATGGTCGAGAGCTTCCCGACGCGGGTGAGGATGAGCGGTATATCGATGGGGAACGTCATCGGGTTCTCGGTATTCGGCGGCTCGGCGCCTCTCATCGCGTCCTACCTCATCGACAGGACAGGAGACGTCACCGCGCCCGGGATATACCTGGCCGCCTCTTCGGCGATCTCGCTGATTGCGGTGCTGATGGCGAAGGAGACGTACAGAAGCGAGTTGAGGTAA
- a CDS encoding GNAT family N-acetyltransferase produces MKKQPVFNFTIERLKKSHRREDFSCGDDALDRYIRQQASQDQKKNVAATFVLVDRDSGSIAGFYTLSMNSVLLNDLPEETRRHLPRYPDIPAALLGRLAVDTKYKGRRLGEHLLMDAMRRCLDSEIAVFCLIVDAYEGAVEFYASYGFMELPGHANRMFLPMRTIEKLLKEETV; encoded by the coding sequence GTGAAAAAACAGCCGGTATTTAATTTCACCATCGAACGCCTGAAGAAATCGCACAGGCGCGAGGATTTTTCCTGCGGCGACGATGCGCTCGACAGGTATATCCGGCAGCAGGCAAGTCAGGACCAGAAAAAGAACGTCGCCGCGACATTCGTTCTGGTCGATCGTGACAGCGGCTCGATCGCGGGGTTTTACACTCTGTCTATGAACAGCGTCCTTCTCAATGACCTCCCGGAGGAGACAAGGAGGCATCTCCCGCGCTATCCCGATATTCCCGCGGCACTGCTGGGAAGGTTGGCAGTGGATACGAAGTACAAGGGCCGGAGGTTAGGCGAACACCTGCTTATGGACGCCATGAGGCGCTGCCTCGATAGTGAGATCGCGGTATTCTGCCTTATAGTCGATGCCTACGAAGGCGCTGTGGAGTTTTACGCGAGCTACGGCTTCATGGAACTGCCCGGTCATGCTAACCGGATGTTTCTGCCGATGAGGACAATTGAAAAACTGCTTAAAGAAGAAACGGTTTAA